The region TCGTGGACTCCGCTCGATTATTGAAAACGTCATGAGGGATATCATGTTTGAAATTCCTTCAAGAGATGATGTTGAAAGGGTTATTGTTAACAAAAAAACGGTGGTTGACGGAAGTGAACCAGAGTTGATTTTGAAGGGTCAAAAGGCTTCGTAGTCTTAGGACCTTTTATTTTTGAAGATTAGAGGAATTATGATATGGAAGTTCATAACGTTGAGTTACAAATAAGTGCGGTAGCACCTGAGCAATATCCAACTCAAGGATATCCGGAGATCGCAATGGTGGGAAGATCGAACGTTGGAAAATCTTCTCTTACAAATACATTAATTAACCGAAAATCATATGCTAGGACATCTTCACAACCTGGTAAAACACAAACCCTGAATTTTTATCGCGTTGAAGAAAAAGTTTTTTTTGTTGATGTGCCTGGATATGGTTATGCCAAAGTTTCTCAAAAGGAACGCGAAAAATGGGGTACAATGATTGAAACGTATTTGACATCAAGAAATCAACTCAAGGGTGTTATTTCACTAATTGATGCTCGACACCAACCAACGGAAGACGATGTTTCGATGTACCAATATCTTAACTATTATAATATTCCAATTTTAGTTGTTGCTACAAAGAGTGATAAGATTCCTCGTGGCAAATGGAATAAACAAGAGAGTTTGATCAAGAAAACGATCGGATTTGATAAAAAAAATAGTGCCTTTCAAATGTTTTCAGCACAGACCAAAGAAGGAAAAGATCAAGTGTGGAATTGGATTGAAAAGAGAATGAAGGGGTAATAGGATGAACTTCAACGAATATCAGGAAAAAGCAAATCGGACATTGCTGGGTAACGAGCAAGTTCTAACAAATTGTGCTTTGGGTTTGGCTGGTGAAAGCGGGCAAGTTGTAAATCTTGTTAAAAATTACACTTTTAGAGGCTCTGAATTGGATAAAGATGAGTTGACAAAAGAAATGGGGGACGTTCTTTGGTATTTATCTCAGGTTGCCGAGTGGGCTGATATTCCTTTTGATGATATTGCTAGGAGAAATATTCAAAGTCTAGAAAAGAGATATCCAGAACAAACGAACTAAACCAAATAAAAAATGCGATGATTATTCATCGCATTTTTTATTTGGAAAGTTTTAAAGCAGGTAAATTATTTTTTCTTATTTTGGCTGTTTTTTAAAAATTTGTCTTTTTTCTTTTTTTCATCATCTGTTAGAACTGGTTTAGCTGCAAATTTATCGAGAGCTTTTTCCAAATTTGTGTCGCGCTTTACTTGTAATCCCATTTTTACCACATCCTTTTTTATAATAATAACAAATTCTTTGAAAGAAGTCTTTTTTGGAAAATATACAAACTTAAACTTAATATTCGGTGTTTAATGCATATTTATTCAAAAAATGAATTTTTTTATTGCTAACGTTTCTCTATGGTTATATTCTTAAAACATTGTTATTGAAAAGAAGTGGAGAGTGGTTTAAGTGAAGTTGAAAACGAAGTCGTGGACATTGATTATACTGCTAAGTATGGTATTTAGCTTAGTGGTTAGTGGAACTTTATCTGCAATAGGGATTAAAGCGGACACAACTGATCCGACGTATGAAAAGATAGAAAAGAGTGGGGTACTCACGGTTGGAACAAGTCCTGATTATGCACCTTATGAATTTCAAACAACTGAAAACGGTAAGAGTGTTGATGTCGGGATGGATATTAATATTGCAAAAAAAATAGCGGCAGATATGCACGTTAAATTGAAAATTAAAAATATGGATTTTGATTCACTACTAGTTGCGTTACAAACTGGAAAAGTTGATATGGTATTAGCTGGTATGAATCCAAGCCCAGCACGTAAGAAAAGTGTAGATTTTTCCAATGTATACTACACTGGTGGGCAAAGTATCTTAGTTAATACGAAAGATGCTGGTATTTATAAGGATAAAAATTCCTTCGAACATAAAAAAGTAGCCGCACAAACTGGCTCATTACAGTATAATTTAGCAAAAAATCAAATTAAAGATTCTTCGGTCACAGGTATTGAAAAAGGGACAGACTTAATTTTAGCTTTGCAAACTAATAAGGTTGATGGTGTTGTAATGGAGACGCCAACCGCCGAAGCATTTGCTTCAAACAATAAGGGAATTAAAGTGATTAAAGGTGGATTTGATTTAAGTTCGGCTGATAGTAGCACGGCGGTAGCATTACCGCAAAATTCACCGATGTTGAAGAAACATGTAAATACAACATTGGCAACGATTAAAAAGGAAAAATTAATACCAGTTTATCTTAAAGAAGCTGGATCACATTTAAAGAGTAATACAGCAAATACCTCTATGTTACACTATTGGAAATTCTTTGCGATGGGTGTTGGATATACAGTTTTCATATCAATTATTGCTGTTTTTCTAGGAAGTATATTGGGGACATTATTAGCATTAATGAGACTCAGTGCCAATAAACTTTCAAATTTAGTTGCAACTGCATATATTGAATTTGTTCGGGGTACACCCTTAATGGTACAGTTGATGTTTGTATATTTTGGGTTAGGACTATTTGTGAATCTACCAGCTCTTACAGCGGGTATTATAGCGGTCGCTCTGAACAGTGCTGCATATGTTGCTGAAGTAATTCGTGGAGGTATTAATTCTATTGATAAAGGACAAACTGAGGCCAGTCAAAGTCTTGGGCTAAGTAAGTCAGACCAAATGAGGTTTGTAATTTTACCACAAGCTCTAAAAAATATTTGGCCAGCTCTTGGTAATGAATTTATTTCCTTAATCAAGGAAAGTTCAATTGTTTCAATAATTGGAGTTACAGATTTAATCTATCAATTAAAAATTGTTCAAGCTGACACGTATAGAGGTGTAGCACCAATACTAGTTGCAATGATTTTGTATTTCATTTTGACGTTCTCTCTATCAAAATTACTTAAATTCTATGAAGGGAAGTTTAACCATGCCTAAAAAAATGCTATCAATTAATAATTTGACGAAAAAATTTGGTGAAAATACAATATTAGAAGATATTACGGCAGAGGTAAATCAGGGTGATGTAATTAGCGTTATTGGACCATCTGGAGCAGGAAAAAGTACTTTTTTACGTTGTTTAACTATGCTTGAGGCGCCCACATCTGGTTCGGTATTCTTGGAAGAACAAGATCTTACTAAACTTTCATTGAAGGAATTGGAAACAGTTCGGGAAAAAATGGGAATGGTTTTTCAGAATTTTAATTTATTTCCAAATATGGATGTACTTCATAATTTGACTTTGGCTCCTATTAGAGTGAAAAAAGAAAGTGAATCAGTTGCTACGGAAAAGGCAATGGAGCTTTTAAAACAGGTTGGTTTGGAAGATAAAGTAACCGCCTACCCAGATAGTTTGTCTGGTGGACAGAAGCAGCGTGTTGCAATTGCACGGGCGCTGGCGATGAATCCAGAAATTATGCTCTTTGACGAACCGACGTCTGCTCTTGATCCTGAGATGGTTGGTGAGGTATTAAATGTTATGCGGGATTTGGCAACAAATGGAATGACCATGGTTGTCGTCACCCATGAGATGGACTTTGCTAAGTCGGTTTCCAACCAAGTATGGTTTATGGATGACAGAGAAATTAAAGAAAAAAATGATCCAGAAACGTTTTTCGAAAACCCCGAGACTGAACGTGCGGCTGAGTTTCTGTCTAAGATATTGAATAAATAATTTAATATTAGGATTATTAATTGTAAAGTGATTACGACAGGGAATGATTTGTCATAATCACTTTTTTAATATAAGAAACTTCAAAGTTGCTATACCATGGTTTCCAGCGGTATAATTATTAATCAATTATCGGAAAAAGGAAGCAAAAATATTATGGCATCAGATCATATTGAAAGAAAGCTTGCTTTGTTACCAGATCGACCTGGATGTTACCAAATGAAGAATTTAAACAGTCAGATTATCTATGTTGGCAAGGCTAAGAATTTAAAAAACAGGGTTCGCTCATACTTTAAGAGTTCTCATGACGGAAAAACCGCTAGATTGGTGTCCGAAATAGCTGATTTTGATTATATTGTTACTTCTAGTGATAAGGAAGCATTTTTATTGGAAATAACTTTGATTCAAAAATATCAGCCGTATTTTAATATTAAGTTAAAAAAAGGGACAGGGTATCCATACATTAAGATAACTAATGAACGTGATCCTCAAATGAAAATTGTTTCGTCAATAAGAAAAGACGGTGGATTTTATTTTGGTCCTTACCCGAATGTATATGCAGCTGAAGAGACTCTTCATTTTTTAGAAAAAGTATACCCATTACGCCGTTGCAATGGATTTCAGGGAAGGCCCTGTCTGTATTACCATATGGGACAATGTCTTGGTGCCTGTTTTAAAGAAGTTCCAGAGGAAGATTATAAGGAACAAATTGTTAAAATAAAGTCATTTTTAAACGGCAATGTGAGCAGTGTGAAAAAAAGTTTGCAGCAAAAGATGATGCAGTCCGCTGAGAAGCTGGATTTTGAACGTGCAGCTGAAATTAGGGATCAGATAAACTACATTGAAATAACAGTTGAAAAGCAAAAAATAATTTCAAATGATAGAACTCCTCGAGATTTATTTAATTTTTATTTTGATAAGGGGTGGCTCTCAATTCAAATCTTTTTCATTCGACAATCTCGATTAATTAAACGAGAAAAGAAGCTTTTTCCGGTTGTTAATGATGCGGAAGAAGAGTTAACTTCATTTGTACTCCAGTTTTATAATAATAAGAACAAAATCCTACCCAATGAAGTTTTAATTCCGAAAGGATTTGATAATACTGTAATTTCTGAAATACTTGGGGTCCCAGTTAGGACTCCACAACGAGGTGAGAAACGAGATCTAATGGACTTAGCACGTGAAAATGCACAAATCACCTTGGAAGAGAAATTTCGCTTGATGGAACTTGATGATAGTAAAACGGTTGGCGCAATGAAAGAAGTAACCAATGCGCTTGGAATACCAACTGGTCACAGAATTGAAGCGTTTGACCATTCACATATTCAGGGAGCCGATTTGGTATCTGCTATGGTTGTTTTTACGGATGGTAAACCAGATAAAAAGATGTACAGAAAGTATAAATTAAATACCGTTGATCATGCTGATGAAGCTGCTAGTACAAGAGAAGTTATTAGGAGAAGGTATACTCGTCTTTTGAAGGAGCATTCATCCTTACCAGATTTGGTATTAATGGACGGTGGCGAAATTCAATTAAATGCAGCGCGTGATGTTCTTGTGAATGAACTCGGTTTAACCATCCCCGTGGCTGGAATGGTTAAAAATGATAAGCATAAAACTTCTGACCTTCTTTTTGGCGAACAGGATATGCGAGTTCAATTAGATCCAAAAAGTCAGGGATTTTATTTAATTCAAAGGATTCAAGATGAAGTTCATCGTTTTGCAATCACATTTCATCGTCAATTGCATGCTAAACATTCATTAAGTTCAAGTCTTGATTCTATTAATGGGGTGGGCCCAAAAACTAGGACAAAGTTATTAAAGAAGTTTGGCTCAATTAGTAAAATCGGAAATGCTACAGTGAAAGAAATAACATCTTTAGGGATCTCGGAGAAAGTGGCAAAGACTGTTAAAGTTTCAGTGGCCGCACAATTAAAAGAAAATAGTGATTAGCACAATTGTACGAGTGGTATTCTATATAGTAGGGTAGTAAAAACAAACTTTAAATGATGAATTTTTTTCATTGATTGAGGTTTGTTTTTAAGCTGAATTTGTTTATTTATTTCTTGTGTTTTAACTACTTAAAAATAGAAATAGAATTTTATCTTTATTTTTACTTCAAACTTATTTTGCAGTATTTAAATAGAAATACTGATATATCAGGCATAAGGAGGCTTTACATTTCAAATAAAATGTATGCTATACTTGATTGAGATTACGTGAAATTATAGGAGATAAGCATGTTTGTAGACCAAGTTAAGATTGATTTAAAAGCGGGAAGTGGCGGAAATGGAATCGTCGCTTTTCGTCGTGAAAAATTTGTTCCCAATGGCGGACCTGCCGGTGGTGATGGTGGTCGCGGTGGTGACATTATTTTTCGAGTGGATCCAGGATTAAGAACTTTGATGGACTTTAGGTATAAACGCAAGTTTAAAGCGGAACCCGGACGAAATGGAATGAGTAAACAGATGACTGGGAAAAGTGCTCAGGATTTAGTCATTGCAGTTCCAGGCGGTACAATTGTGAAAGATGTTGATACTGATCAAGTCATTGGTGATTTAACTGAGAATGGACAAGAACTTGTCGTTGCTCGTGGTGGTCGTGGTGGTCGTGGTAACATGCACTTTGCTAGCCCACGTAATCCGGCACCAGAAATTGCTGAAAATGGTGAACCTGGTCAAGAATTAACGGTTACACTCGAATTAAAAGTTTTGGCTGATGTTGGCTTAATCGGATTTCCTTCGGTTGGAAAGTCAACATTACTTTCAGTTGTCACTAGTGCTAAGCCAAAAATCGCGGAATATCATTTCACAACATTAGTTCCTAACTTGGGAATGGTCCAGTTAGATGATGGTCGAGATTTTGTTATTGCTGATATACCAGGTTTAATCGAAGGCGCATCTCAAGGAATTGGGTTGGGATTTGAATTTTTACGTCATGTTGAACGAACTAAAGTTTTATTACATTTAGTTGATATGAGTGG is a window of Pediococcus claussenii ATCC BAA-344 DNA encoding:
- a CDS encoding SPJ_0845 family protein yields the protein MGLQVKRDTNLEKALDKFAAKPVLTDDEKKKKDKFLKNSQNKKK
- a CDS encoding nucleoside triphosphate pyrophosphohydrolase family protein encodes the protein MNFNEYQEKANRTLLGNEQVLTNCALGLAGESGQVVNLVKNYTFRGSELDKDELTKEMGDVLWYLSQVAEWADIPFDDIARRNIQSLEKRYPEQTN
- the obgE gene encoding GTPase ObgE, which gives rise to MFVDQVKIDLKAGSGGNGIVAFRREKFVPNGGPAGGDGGRGGDIIFRVDPGLRTLMDFRYKRKFKAEPGRNGMSKQMTGKSAQDLVIAVPGGTIVKDVDTDQVIGDLTENGQELVVARGGRGGRGNMHFASPRNPAPEIAENGEPGQELTVTLELKVLADVGLIGFPSVGKSTLLSVVTSAKPKIAEYHFTTLVPNLGMVQLDDGRDFVIADIPGLIEGASQGIGLGFEFLRHVERTKVLLHLVDMSGLTEEDPFDNFKKINNELRRYNPVLMERRQIIVPTKMDLPNAEDNLSQFMNLIKNDEEYFGTEVFPISSITHSGLQDLMLHTADILDQTPDTPLVDAPESDETAEYNFNEDKGFEIENIDDVWVITGDRIEKLFKMTDTTHDESMLRFARQMRGMGIDDELRKLGARNGDNVQILDFVFEFVE
- the yihA gene encoding ribosome biogenesis GTP-binding protein YihA/YsxC — encoded protein: MEVHNVELQISAVAPEQYPTQGYPEIAMVGRSNVGKSSLTNTLINRKSYARTSSQPGKTQTLNFYRVEEKVFFVDVPGYGYAKVSQKEREKWGTMIETYLTSRNQLKGVISLIDARHQPTEDDVSMYQYLNYYNIPILVVATKSDKIPRGKWNKQESLIKKTIGFDKKNSAFQMFSAQTKEGKDQVWNWIEKRMKG
- a CDS encoding ABC transporter substrate-binding protein/permease; this translates as MVFSLVVSGTLSAIGIKADTTDPTYEKIEKSGVLTVGTSPDYAPYEFQTTENGKSVDVGMDINIAKKIAADMHVKLKIKNMDFDSLLVALQTGKVDMVLAGMNPSPARKKSVDFSNVYYTGGQSILVNTKDAGIYKDKNSFEHKKVAAQTGSLQYNLAKNQIKDSSVTGIEKGTDLILALQTNKVDGVVMETPTAEAFASNNKGIKVIKGGFDLSSADSSTAVALPQNSPMLKKHVNTTLATIKKEKLIPVYLKEAGSHLKSNTANTSMLHYWKFFAMGVGYTVFISIIAVFLGSILGTLLALMRLSANKLSNLVATAYIEFVRGTPLMVQLMFVYFGLGLFVNLPALTAGIIAVALNSAAYVAEVIRGGINSIDKGQTEASQSLGLSKSDQMRFVILPQALKNIWPALGNEFISLIKESSIVSIIGVTDLIYQLKIVQADTYRGVAPILVAMILYFILTFSLSKLLKFYEGKFNHA
- the uvrC gene encoding excinuclease ABC subunit UvrC, which gives rise to MASDHIERKLALLPDRPGCYQMKNLNSQIIYVGKAKNLKNRVRSYFKSSHDGKTARLVSEIADFDYIVTSSDKEAFLLEITLIQKYQPYFNIKLKKGTGYPYIKITNERDPQMKIVSSIRKDGGFYFGPYPNVYAAEETLHFLEKVYPLRRCNGFQGRPCLYYHMGQCLGACFKEVPEEDYKEQIVKIKSFLNGNVSSVKKSLQQKMMQSAEKLDFERAAEIRDQINYIEITVEKQKIISNDRTPRDLFNFYFDKGWLSIQIFFIRQSRLIKREKKLFPVVNDAEEELTSFVLQFYNNKNKILPNEVLIPKGFDNTVISEILGVPVRTPQRGEKRDLMDLARENAQITLEEKFRLMELDDSKTVGAMKEVTNALGIPTGHRIEAFDHSHIQGADLVSAMVVFTDGKPDKKMYRKYKLNTVDHADEAASTREVIRRRYTRLLKEHSSLPDLVLMDGGEIQLNAARDVLVNELGLTIPVAGMVKNDKHKTSDLLFGEQDMRVQLDPKSQGFYLIQRIQDEVHRFAITFHRQLHAKHSLSSSLDSINGVGPKTRTKLLKKFGSISKIGNATVKEITSLGISEKVAKTVKVSVAAQLKENSD
- a CDS encoding amino acid ABC transporter ATP-binding protein: MPKKMLSINNLTKKFGENTILEDITAEVNQGDVISVIGPSGAGKSTFLRCLTMLEAPTSGSVFLEEQDLTKLSLKELETVREKMGMVFQNFNLFPNMDVLHNLTLAPIRVKKESESVATEKAMELLKQVGLEDKVTAYPDSLSGGQKQRVAIARALAMNPEIMLFDEPTSALDPEMVGEVLNVMRDLATNGMTMVVVTHEMDFAKSVSNQVWFMDDREIKEKNDPETFFENPETERAAEFLSKILNK